One Melospiza melodia melodia isolate bMelMel2 chromosome 1, bMelMel2.pri, whole genome shotgun sequence genomic window carries:
- the LOC134429847 gene encoding uncharacterized protein LOC134429847, whose amino-acid sequence MNWKRKAAVWSPTRQVAEATEGEGGSSQLSELKAVQLALDIAEREEWPKLYLYTDSWMVANALCGWLERWKEANWQCRGKPVWAAKEWKDIATRVGKLPVKVRHVDAHVPKSRANEEHQNNEQVDKAAKIDASKIDLDWQHKGELFLTQWAHGASVHQSRDATYKWAQDQGVDLTMDSISQVIHDCETCAAIKQTKRVKPLWYDGRWSKYKYGDAWQIDYITLPQTRQGKCYVLTIVEATAGWLEST is encoded by the exons atgaactggaagcggaaagcagccgtatggagccccacacgacaggtcgcagaggccactgaaggagaaggtggatcaagccaactttcTGAACttaaagctgttcaactggccttggacattgctgagagagaggagtggccaaagctctacctctacactgattcatggatggtagccaatgctctgtgtggatggctggagaggtggaaagaggctaactggcagtgtagaggaaaaccagtctgggctgctaaagagtggaaagacattgctaccagggtagggaagctgcctgtgaaagtccgccatgtggatgctcatgttcccaagagtagagctaatgaggaacaccaaaacaatgagcaggtagacaaGGCTGCAAAGATAGATGCATCAAaaatagacttagattggcaacataaaggagagttattcctaACTCAGTGGGCCCATGGTGCCTCAGTCCATCAgagcagggatgccacctataagtgggcacaagaccaaggggtggatctaaccatggacagtatttctcaggttatccatgactgcgagacatgtgctgccatcaagcagacaaagcgagtgaagcccctgtggtacgatgggcggtggtccaagtacaagtatggggatgcctggcagattgactacatcacactgccccagacacgccagggcaagtgctatgtgctgaccatAGTGGAAGCCACCGCTGGATGGTTGGAAAG TACCTGA